The following are encoded together in the Apis mellifera strain DH4 linkage group LG4, Amel_HAv3.1, whole genome shotgun sequence genome:
- the LOC551656 gene encoding uncharacterized protein LOC551656, whose translation MKFLSVLILAVIISIYATADAFGDLLGQEIQEPIIAHIREKRQSGHFRTVNQAPPPQIQQLIHAQQSRPPLVPVPPQPIPKLGPSQPIQPQQLSQAQVSQYKPQVTFASGVQQPDYKSIPVNKKPILPQQPQYRPLPQQPQYRPVPQQPQYQPLPQPSYNAAPQYNSKLPPHIQQLLQFQNSLSNTIPGKA comes from the exons ATGAAGTTTCTCTCT GTTTTAATATTAGctgtaattatatctatttacgCCACCGCTGATGCGTTCGGTGATCTTTTGGGACAAGAAATACAAGAGCCAATTATcg ccCATATCCGCGAGAAGAGGCAATCGGGTCACTTTCGTACAGTGAACCAAGCTCCACCACCTCAGATACAGCAACTGATACACGCTCAACAATCCCGTCCACCGTTGGTGCCCGTTCCACCGCAACCAATTCCAAAACTGGGTCCATCTCAACCCATCCAGCCTCAGCAATTATCACAGGCGCAGGTATCTCAGTACAAACCGCAAGTGACATTCGCCTCGGGTGTCCAGCAACCGGATTACAAATCGATTCCAGTGAACAAGAAACCGATTCTTCCTCAACAACCTCAGTATCGTCCTCTTCCTCAACAACCTCAGTACCGCCCTGTTCCTCAGCAACCCCAATACCAACCCCTTCCTCAGCCTAGTTACAATGCAGCTCCACAATACAACAGCAAACTGCCACCCCACATCCAGCAATTGCTGCAATTTCAAAATAGTTTGAGCAACACGATTCCTGGAAAAGCGTAA
- the LOC725327 gene encoding nuclear receptor subfamily 2 group E member 1 — protein MQSQDPQIGHMSVTQQKVPASSSRILYDIPCKVCRDHSSGKHYGIFACDGCAGFFKRSIRRNRQYVCKAKSKGGCMVDKTHRNQCRACRLAKCIQAGMNKDAVQHERGPRNSTLRRQMALYFKEPEMMANMVPPPAAALDLALPKPPNEPRVSVPAPAPHHPLPHPVYCNNMAMSKIPVNVAGLPTLPLIPAAITAESICEQAARLLFLNVHWARDLAVGTNLVIEDQLTLLESSWRELFLLAAAQILPTLDPTPLLPPGPQGLGLAVEVTRFRETLAGFHAMSLDQHEYACIRAIVLFKAGLDSEPLPSSRSSNGSTSPNTGSRLRDAAAVARLRDGAQLALGQRLSGASFGALRFGKLLLLLPSLRSVSAHAIEELFFRRTIGIIPIERIICDMYKAA, from the exons ATGCAGAGCCAGGATCCGCAGATCGGGCACATGTCCGTGACGCAACAAAAAGTGCCTGCATCTTCCA GTCGAATCCTTTACGATATCCCTTGCAAAGTATGCAGGGACCATTCCTCGGGCAAACATTATGGAATATTCGCCTGCGATGGATGCGCCGGTTTCTTCAAGAGATCGATTCGAAGGAATCGCCAGTACGTGTGCAAGGCTAAATCTAAAGGTGGTTGCATGGTGGACAAGACTCATCGTAACCAGTGTAGGGCGTGCCGTTTGGCCAAGTGCATTCAAGCCGGCATGAACAAAGATG CTGTCCAACACGAGCGTGGTCCGCGAAACTCGACTCTGCGAAGGCAGATGGCTTTGTACTTTAAAGAACCCGAAATGATGGCCAACATGGTACCCCCACCGGCAGCAGCTTTGGATCTAGCGTTGCCCAAACCACCGAATGAACCTCGAGTTTCCGTGCCAGCGCCTGCCCCTCATCATCCCCTTCCACATCCTGTTTACTGCAATAACATGGCCATGTCGAAG ATTCCAGTGAACGTGGCTGGCCTACCGACCTTACCGTTGATCCCTGCAGCGATAACAGCGGAATCCATCTGCGAGCAAGCAGCCAGGTTGCTGTTTCTCAACGTCCACTGGGCCAGAGATCTGGCAGTAGGAACGAACCTGGTCATAGAAGACCAGCTGACACTATTGGAATCCTCCTGGAGGGAATTGTTTCTACTCGCCGCGGCCCAGATCCTTCCAACGTTGGATCCAACCCCTCTCCTTCCGCCTGGTCCTCAAGGCCTCGGCCTGGCAGTCGAAGTGACTCGTTTCAGAGAAACTTTGGCCGGTTTCCACGCGATGAGCCTCGATCAGCACGAGTACGCTTGCATCAGGGCGATAGTCCTCTTCAAAGCTGGGCTGGACAGCGAGCCTCTGCCGAGCAGCAGGAGCAGCAACGGATCTACGTCCCCTAATACAGGAAGTAGATTGAGGGACGCGGCAGCGGTTGCGAGGCTGAGGGATGGCGCGCAACTCGCGCTCGGGCAAAGATTAAGCGGCGCCTCGTTCGGCGCTCTCAGGTTTGGAAAATTGTTGTTGTTACTTCCTTCGCTTCGTTCCGTTTCCGCGCACGCGATCGAGGAACTGTTCTTCAGAAGGACAATCGGTATTATTCCAATCGAGAGGATTATTTGCGATATGTACAAAGCCGCTTAA